In Saccharomyces cerevisiae S288C chromosome XV, complete sequence, the following proteins share a genomic window:
- the WHI5 gene encoding transcriptional repressor WHI5 (Repressor of G1 transcription; binds SCB binding factor (SBF) at SCB target promoters in early G1; phosphorylation by G1 cyclin/Cdc28p relieves repression and promoter binding by Whi5p, drives nuclear export, and contributes to the determination of critical cell size at START and cell fate; dephosphorylated and re-imported into the nucleus post-START during the starvation response, reversing commitment; repressed in M/early G phase; autophagy regulator and Atg1p substrate; functional Rb homolog), which produces MSLRTPKRSRTSDEQEQEQEQEQVQNPDTHVNNEHQQRPGPTTLLSTPVRLKNGFGTPSPPSPPGITKSITKSRRRPSTTSLQGIFMSPVNKRRVGITAHGRVYDHNDDGHESESEDDENEEENENQKKYDGHVSMPLLPPTTPKSRRSEVFLSPSPRLRSPPTAARRSTGERPIREISHTLRTRLNYALVKLQNGWTDKTLPELETELAPAVQTPPRRYHNRFPDSADAGTSAHTAFLQALGGHPPREEATAVETLMLLSSPTKKQQHRPVPATSAGEPTDETEPESDTEVETS; this is translated from the coding sequence ATGAGTTTGAGAACGCCGAAGAGAAGCAGGACTAGCGatgaacaagaacaagaacaagaacaagagcAGGTACAGAACCCAGATACACATGTAAACAACGAGCATCAGCAGCGACCTGGGCCAACCACTCTATTGAGCACGCCAGTACGTCTCAAAAATGGCTTTGGAACACCATCGCCGCCGTCACCACCAGGCATAACGAAAAGCATCACTAAATCGAGAAGAAGGCCGTCGACAACGAGTCTTCAGGGTATATTCATGTCGCCCGTCAATAAGCGTCGTGTCGGCATAACCGCACATGGACGTGTATATGACCATAACGACGACGGACACGAAAGTGAGAGTGAGGACgacgaaaatgaagaagaaaatgaaaatcaaaagaagtACGACGGACACGTTAGTATGCCTTTGTTGCCACCGACAACGCCCAAGTCAAGACGGTCGGAGGTGTTTCTGTCGCCGTCGCCGCGTTTGAGGTCACCTCCGACGGCTGCGCGTCGGTCTACGGGCGAGCGGCCCATCCGCGAAATATCACATACTTTGCGCACCAGGCTCAATTACGCGTTAGTCAAGCTGCAAAATGGATGGACGGACAAGACACTTCCCGAGCTGGAGACGGAGCTTGCTCCAGCAGTGCAGACGCCGCCACGTCGCTATCACAACAGATTTCCAGATAGTGCAGACGCGGGTACTTCCGCGCATACAGCGTTTCTTCAGGCGCTCGGAGGCCACCCACCACGGGAGGAGGCCACGGCTGTCGAAACACTGATGCTATTGTCGTCGCCTACCAAGAAGCAACAACACCGACCCGTGCCGGCGACATCTGCTGGAGAACCCACGGACGAAACGGAGCCCGAGTCGGATACCGAAGTGGAGACGTCTTAA
- the LPX1 gene encoding triglyceride lipase (Peroxisomal matrix-localized lipase; required for normal peroxisome morphology; contains a peroxisomal targeting signal type 1 (PTS1) and a lipase motif; peroxisomal import requires the PTS1 receptor, Pex5p and self-interaction; transcriptionally activated by Yrm1p along with genes involved in multidrug resistance; oleic acid inducible) — MEQNRFKKETKTCSASWPRAPQSTLCATDRLELTYDVYTSAERQRRSRTATRLNLVFLHGSGMSKVVWEYYLPRLVAADAEGNYAIDKVLLIDQVNHGDSAVRNRGRLGTNFNWIDGARDVLKIATCELGSIDSHPALNVVIGHSMGGFQALACDVLQPNLFHLLILIEPVVITRKAIGAGRPGLPPDSPQIPENLYNSLRLKTCDHFANESEYVKYMRNGSFFTNAHSQILQNIIDFERTKASGDDEDGGPVRTKMEQAQNLLCYMNMQTFAPFLISNVKFVRKRTIHIVGARSNWCPPQNQLFLQKTLQNYHLDVIPGGSHLVNVEAPDLVIERINHHIHEFVLTSPLQSSHIPQLTLEERAVMFDRAFDSFKNEALVKTTKQKL; from the coding sequence ATGGAACAGAACAGgttcaagaaagaaacgAAAACTTGTAGCGCTAGCTGGCCGCGCGCACCGCAGTCGACGCTGTGTGCGACAGATCGCCTCGAGCTCACATACGATGTGTACACTAGCGCAGAGCGGCAACGCCGCTCTCGCACTGCCACTAGGCTTAACCTTGTGTTTTTGCACGGCAGCGGCATGAGTAAGGTGGTATGGGAGTACTATTTGCCGCGTCTGGTAGCCGCCGATGCGGAGGGCAATTATGCCATCGACAAGGTTTTGTTGATCGACCAGGTTAACCACGGTGATTCTGCGGTACGCAACCGCGGCAGACTCGGCACCAATTTCAACTGGATCGACGGGGCCCGCGACGTGCTCAAGATTGCCACATGCGAGTTGGGCAGTATTGACAGCCACCCGGCACTAAACGTAGTCATCGGCCACTCGATGGGCGGGTTCCAGGCTCTTGCGTGTGACGTCCTGCAGCCCAATCTGTTTCATTTGCTCATCTTGATCGAGCCTGTAGTAATCACACGGAAAGCCATCGGCGCCGGGAGGCCAGGGCTTCCGCCCGATTCTCCGCAGATCCCAGAAAATCTTTATAACTCCCTACGTTTAAAGACGTGCGACCATTTCGCTAACGAGTCCGAATATGTAAAATATATGAGGAACGGTTCCTTTTTTACCAATGCGCACAGCCAAATCCTGCAAAACATCATCGATTTTGAGAGGACAAAAGCCTCTGgagacgatgaagatggtGGACCCGTTCGCACGAAGATGGAGCAGGCTCAAAATCTCCTCTGCTACATGAACATGCAGACTTTTGCGCCTTTCCTGATCAGCAATGTGAAGTTTGTGAGGAAGCGGACTATCCACATTGTGGGCGCGCGCTCCAACTGGTGTCCTCCGCAAAATCAGCTGTTTTTGCAGAAAACTCTACAGAACTACCATCTCGATGTCATTCCCGGCGGCTCCCACTTGGTCAACGTTGAGGCTCCGGACCTGGTGATCGAGAGGATTAATCACCACATCCACGAGTTTGTCCTTACCTCCCCGCTGCAGTCCTCACACATTCCGCAATTGACCCTTGAAGAAAGAGCGGTGATGTTTGACCGGGCTTTCGACTCGTTCAAGAATGAAGCTTTGGTTAAAACGACTAAACAAAAACTGTAA